From the Kribbella sp. CA-293567 genome, the window CGGTCACCCGGGCCGAGGCGATGAGCCTGATCGTCGGCTGAGCCATCCTCGGGGCCTCAGCGGCCGCTTTCGGCGTACCGCGTAGCTCCGGTGGGTCCGTGCTCGTTGAACTTCCGAAGCCGTGAACCATGGACATTCCGTGTCCGATCGCCTACGTTCCGTAGTGGCGTTCCGACTCGGGTGCGGGGCGCCGGCGTGAGGAGGACGGTATGTCAGGGCGTTTTCGGGTCGGCGCCGCAGTGGCCGGAATCGTCGTACTGACGGCGGCCGGGTTGATCGCGGCGAACGGCGCGCAAGCCGACGCCCCGGTCGGAGCCACCAAGCTCCCCACCGCGGAGCAGAATCTGCTGCAGGTCCAGGACCAGGCGCAGATGCTGGAGGGTCAGCTCGGGTCACGAGCGATCGGCAGCTACCTGGACGCCACCGGCGCTCTGGTGGTCTCGGTCTCCGACGCGGCGACCGCGGACCTGGTCCGGCAGGCCGGCGCGATTCCCCAACTGGTCCGCTACACCGCCAGGCAGTTGCTCGCGGTGCAGGCGGAGCTCGACGCTCTCGCCACCGGTTCGAGCGCCGGCCGGGTCAAGTCCTGGTACGTCGATCCCATCTCCGGCACCGTCGTGGTCACCGCTCCCCGGGGCTCCCACGACGTGCTCACCCAGCGGTTCCTGCGCAAGGCGCTGGCCAACGGCGGCAAGGTGACGCTGCGCCGGTCGGCCGGCACGGCCACCACCACCGACGAGCAGTTCGGTCTGCTCGGCGGCTACCAGGTCGACAAGAACACCGGCTTCACCTGCTCGCTCGGGTTCAACGCCCAGACCAGCGACGGCGGCCGGATCTTCCTGACCGCGGGGCACTGTACGGCGGGAAAGCCGTCGTTCTCCCGCAACGGCTACATCATCGGCAACACCCGCAGCTCGAGCTTCCCCGGCAACGACTTCGGCACCGTCAGCGTGATCGAGGGCTGGGACCAGCAGGGCCGGGTCGAGCGCTGGGGCGCGGACGACGTCCAGATCCGCGGCGCCGCCGACGCGATGGTCGGGGCCGAGCTGTGCAAGTCCGGCAAGAGCACCGGCTGGTCCTGTGGCCGGATCGTGGCGCGCAACGTGACCGTGAACTACGGCAGCAACAAGGTCGTCCGCGGTCTCTTCCAGCACACCGCCTGCGTCGAGTCCGGAGACTCCGGTGGCGCCAACCTGACCGGCGACTACGCGCAGGGAATCACCAGCGGCGCGGCCCTGATCAGTGGGCAGTGCCTCGACAAGC encodes:
- a CDS encoding S1 family peptidase; this encodes MSGRFRVGAAVAGIVVLTAAGLIAANGAQADAPVGATKLPTAEQNLLQVQDQAQMLEGQLGSRAIGSYLDATGALVVSVSDAATADLVRQAGAIPQLVRYTARQLLAVQAELDALATGSSAGRVKSWYVDPISGTVVVTAPRGSHDVLTQRFLRKALANGGKVTLRRSAGTATTTDEQFGLLGGYQVDKNTGFTCSLGFNAQTSDGGRIFLTAGHCTAGKPSFSRNGYIIGNTRSSSFPGNDFGTVSVIEGWDQQGRVERWGADDVQIRGAADAMVGAELCKSGKSTGWSCGRIVARNVTVNYGSNKVVRGLFQHTACVESGDSGGANLTGDYAQGITSGAALISGQCLDKHGQTNESYSQPIGEALSASGASLVLG